The Biomphalaria glabrata chromosome 6, xgBioGlab47.1, whole genome shotgun sequence genomic interval CATTCTTTGTTCAGtttacttagaaaaacaatGCGTCTTCTGTGTGGTTTCATGGACGTTGCTATGTAGCTTCCGGTCCGATATTCAGCAAGCTCCTTGTGTCGACTGGGAATGACCACAACGCCAGCGTCACCGGAAAGTGTGTCAGATACTAGCCGCCTTCAGCAGACGTAGAAAGGTGTGACTTCGTTCAGTGCGTGTTTAAAGTTAAAACGTCAATCTCTACTTTAAGATAATTGTCTCTCATTTCTAATTCTAGATATTTCTTGGAGTGCTTCATTATTGCACAAACGTCTTCGTAATGAGCTTTGCACAATCAAGTTGTTGCTTTATATTAACTGCCCAGCTCATGATTTTACATGGGCACGTGGACTGGAAACCGTATTCTTTTGTCCTGGTTTTCTTAATTACCAAACTTATATCAAAACATTCTGTCTCTCTGGTGAAAGGTTTGTTCATGTTATTTATCCCACACCcagttcaagaaaaaaaaatgaattagtcaatcaattactggtaagtaattattttgtttgatacccaCAAGGGTAATGCTTCAGTGTTCACAGATATCGTTAAATATGCAGACTTTTGTCCTTAGTTaattgtgcacgttatttctcagacatccattctcggatcaagttgaaactttgaacaattatttattgtacctaacaaaacacgaatcaattagAAAATTAACTAAATAGTCAATTAGtttttgatatttaattattttgtttgatttcgaataagagaaataacttctacataaTAGAGAAATGTAGTTGTAATTGCGGAGCTTTTCCCCATtggtaagctttgttttataaaaatgatttttgatttttttgtttcttaatgcATTTCAACCGGATCCTTTTTTAACAACTGTTTTACATTGTTGTGTTGAGTGTTGTTTATAATGTTGGCAAGGACTGTAAGAGTTTGGAACATTTGCATTCCGAGGAACAACGTCAGAAACAAAGCGGCCTGTTCATCAGCCCATTGGTCTGTACGTCACAAGCATTTAGTCTGTCCTTTTGTTTGTCCTTCCCTCTGACATTCATTGAAAACTTTGTGTGTATTTTAAACCCTACTCTGTTTGAACTGCTTGCAATTTTGAGTCCGTCAGTATGTCTGtcatgtttagatctcagaaactaaaagcgcaattaaaaatcaaatttctcCATCGCTTGTATAGAGCTCAAAATAAATATagcttttacttttttcttctgatagcgaacttttttttattataattttttttaagaattaaaaaaaaaagaaaactgacaTAAAATTAgataatacaaacacacatgGGTCGTTCTTGACTATTAGTATGCAAATTAATATATGTGACTtagtcaggggcggactggttgTCAAAATAGGCCCGGGCATTTCGATACAATCCGTCCCACAAATTGTATGCACACGATAAGCGTCCAATCATCATGTCCTCAAAAGCATTGTGTACATTTTAATAATGTCTCGAAAGTCGAAAGTAGTTAGTAAATGAATAGTTTATTAGATGATTTGAAACTATCTGATAAGCactataaataaatgaataaagtataacCTCTGAAATCGGGAATCTTTTATTctgaaatattcacatttacatTCAAGACATCTGAAGCTCTTCCATTAACGAACACATTGTTTAGAAGTCACTTTCACTCCTCGCCATTGTCTCGGGCATATGGACttcaatttacaaatataaatctTCATCCTCAATTATTGAACTGCCCATCTCATACAGTCCTGGGTCGCGTTGGCTGAGATGTTCGTAAACAATTGGCTAGGaaagattgcaaggtctaaaagagaACTTTACTTGACTCACATATACAGCTTTCTCAATAACCTGGAATCCTAGTTTGACTGCATCTTAGAgctggctacacacacacaatagatCATATCCACTTGTTTTTTAATATCTCTACCTTCAGTAAAACAAATGCTGTCAAGATCATCTCATATTGTAGCAAAGCCTCTTTGTATTTCGACTTAAGGCAATAACTTTGTCGTCATTAGTGTTACTTATGACGTTGAGCCTGTCACCACAACGTTGGTGAATCTCTAGTGTTTGCGAGAAaacatgaatacattttttttttatttttttttggcacagGTTTACAGCAATAGTTGCTTTTTATCTTTTCTGCTCCTTCTTTTTCgattcttttgcattttgattcCAATTAACATATTTCTACACTGTTCAAGATATTAATTGTGATTTAGGAAGGACTTCGTAGCGGTGCCAACTGGAGATCATACGACAACTCCACCAAACCAATAAGAATTCGTATCTGACTGGACATTGTTGTTGTTCCCTTTACAGATACATCCGAATATATTCACACTGACGTCGATgtctataagaaataaagaactTTTTATCGTTTAGTGACGTCTACTCGAAgcactatataggcctacggaTACAGAATTTTCACGATAAtgctttagattagtattagactttaaaattttaaaaagtatttttttttataatcacgACTCTCAAAGTGTTGCTTTAAAAGAGACTAATATAAATCTTGAAACaatttactggcattcatgcGTCCCTCTCAGGGCCCTACCAGTCcattgggtaccggcccacagggcatttgcccgaatgcccatatagccactCCGCCTCTGGGTCACTTTGTCCATTTATTATCTTGTATATTAATATGTGTGACTTAGTCCATTTATTATCTTGTATATACTACTATTGTGTCTTGaatttatttcaacattttaaagtCAAATGTCTTGCAATGAAAACTGATATTTTAAAAACGTTCAACAAGATTACTACTTATATTGTTTTCGTATATATAATTCAAtagtttttattaattgtgtCAGTCTTATATCTCAAGGCAATATTTACATTGGTTTGTATTTCATAGTTAATATTTTATAACTGAAACTAACTGTGCTTGGCTTGTAGAACCTGAGATGGAAGATACACATGACCTCGTTATAACCTTTATTGTATACTTGGTTAGTGCTCAgagagaaaataataaaaacgaAATGAATTCTATGTAGCATTTTTTAAGTTTGTTGGTTCTTTTCAAACACTTTTTACCATGCTCATTTAATCAAACATTTTTAGTAATAACTTTTCATGTATTATCATTTCTAGACTCAATATTAATAAAGTAATGtagaagtaaagatggttgAAATACATTTATTGGGCACATCCCGTACTTACAGTTCACTTCAAGATTTGTATCTTGATTGATAATGTGGCACTTCAGAGGATAATTATAGGGGGAACCGcgagtgttttgttttatatagaaacaaatctaataataaaaaaaactttaaatatcAAACAATGGCTGAATCTGAAGTAAAAACAGAATGGTCTCAAGTAAAGCCTTACCAGTATTTCTATTTGATGTCTAGAATTAATCATTACTAAAAACTCTACTCTTGTGACAAACCTTAATCACtccctttttttaataatgGTAATTGTTCTTTGATACGTGAAACAATAAGTCATGAAATTAGAGCCGGCTCTACTGTCTGGGCCCGTGGGCGATTTTGTTAACCGTCGCCCAAtctcgtttaaaaaaaaacagaactcaTTTATTGGCTTTCTAAGATCACGAGCCAGCACTGTCAACAGTCTTCTCCTCGGGACAGGAAATGAGGTCACCATGAGCTACGTCAGACGGCTTTTCTTTGAAATacaagtggaagaaaaaaaaatgaaatgctttTAAAAGACTGGTTCAAATTTTAAACTTCGGAGAGTGAAGACtcttaaagaaagaaacgaAAAGCCTTTCCCATTCTTGAACAAGCAATCTTGCATTGAAAGGAATACAAACTAGccgacaccttatttatatcaTGATTATTTTAAAACCATTATTAATAATCAAAGATACTTGACCCAATACACACGTTGTCCTATATAGTGAAACGCAATATAACAAGCTGTTTCTCTACATATTTATTTCAGAGCTTACTGAGAGAGAGAACTATAAGTTCCTACAAACGTGCTAGAGCCAATGATCCACTTGTATAGAAAGGAGAACACAAATGTAAATGTCTACGGTCTTAGTATTTCATGTGAGACATACTTTTATTGTATACAAGATAAAGTGCTTATGCTTATTTATTATAagatacaattttttttgaATGAAGATCTAGGCATACAATGTTCAGAAATTGATTAGTTTTCATTAGATAATTCTTCAAGAATCCTGGGCTACACTTGGATATAACGTCCATTGTTATACGTTCAGaataaactttgttttgatAGAATCGCAATGAATTTCAAATCACGATGATAACGCATATAGATTAGACACCTTCTGATGCCATATTAATCTTAAACTGGTCTCTTCTATTGTCACATAAGATCCAGCTAGGGAAAAGATGGCCTAGCTCCACGGTCTACATTTGACGAAACAAACTTAATTTACCCGccccatccttttttttttggcctctCCAAAAGCAAAGCTTTAACAAAGTAAAAAAcatatgttttgtatttttcttcaATAATATGTTTTGATCAATTACTTCTACAAAGGTACACTTGTTATTTTTGCAGATAAAACATCGATGGATCTATGAAGCAGCATGGGGCTTACAACTTGTGTTGGTCAGTCTTTCAACAGTCTTTGCATTCTAGCTTTGTTCAGTTTACTTAGAGAAACAATGTGCAGTCAATGTGCTTTCATGGACGTGGCTCTAGTGGCTTCCCGTCCGACAACCAACAAGCTTCTTGTGTCGGCAGGGAATAACCACAACGACAGCGTCACCGGAAAGTGTGTCAGACACCAGCCTTCATCAGCAGACGTAAAGAAGCTGTGCCATGGTGAAAGATGTGACGCCGTTCAATGCGTGTTTCAAGTCAAAGCGTCTACAAAGCATTCCGCCATGATGGAGACTTCGTGTTTTAGCAAAGTATGTGAGCTAGTTaccatatatattaaaaaaggacTTAGCAAAAGTTCTATAACTTCATCTCCTCGAGCTTCTTTAGGAGAACTTCAAACATTGATCAATGAGTTACTTTCAAAAGATGTTAATATAACCAAAACTCAAGATCTTGTAACCTTAAAATGTGTCGACTCCAACTCTCTTTTATTTAAACAGAAACTACAACTCCAACTTactaacctaaccctaacccaatcGACCACTTTGCCCTATTTAGATACCCAGAAAAAGAATCTATCAGAGGGTGATAATGTCTCCGCTAGCCAATCAGTAAATGTACACTTTGTCTACTTCCGGTTCTTGTCACGTTGGGAAAGCTATATAAAGTTTCCAAAATGGCACGCCGTACTTGAGCTGATGAAACATAGCTCTGATTGGAACGTGCACTCAGCTGAAGACTTCCAGAGCTCAAGTTTAGTTCTTGAACACAATCTGGAGTTACTGCTTGGAAATTTAGACAAAGACTTCAGTGAGGACCATGCGATGAGTTTGTTAAACTTATCCACGCTCCATGGCCGCTGTATTTTGTTCAACGCCCTCGGATGCCATCACCCTAAGATATACGACAGCATCCATAAGTTGATCATGTCCCCAGACAACATCCACAACTGCGCTGGTCTAACTTCAAATTATTTCACGGAGCTCAGTGTTAACGTCACTTCCTGTGGGAAAGACAAAGATATTTTAGACAACGATCTAACCTCTGAGGTGCGCCAAATGTTCTCAAATATATTCAGGGCTGAGAACGCAAAGCTTAGCACCTTTAGCTTTACTATAATAAATGTTCCAGACATATATTTCAGCGCCGACCTTGACACTGAGTTATCTGCTGCCATGTCTTCATTAGTTCGACGATCTAccgattcaatttttttttttatgtctgacGTGGGCGATCCAAAGTTTTCGCGCCTCGACGCCAGTATATTTCTGAGACAGCAAACCTTTAACCcatttcttttcattcttttcccaaaaGAGTTTAACTTGTCCTATTCTTTATTAGACATCGAACCCGGAAATCGAATATTCAGCGCTCAAATCCTGGGGCTTATGGGAGTATCCGGCGTCTCTAATTTATTGAAAACTCTGCTGACATCGAATTCAAGCATCGAAGCGGAAAGCGCAGACCAAACGAGGCAGCCACCGAATGAGAAGCGTAGTTCCCAGGTATCGATTATAGTTCAGGGTCCGGTAGAGTGTATATGTGAAGGTAACCGAGTTCGGTTCTCAAACGACAGCATTCAATCTGCATTCGCGGCTTACGTTGTTGGcactattaataattattttcttgaCCTTTCGGACAGAAAAGACAATGACGTCATTTGCGAGCAGCTGACCGGTGTCTACTTTGACAATGTATATCATGTTTTGTTGGGAAATAGTACTTACATTATCACCACCATGAGTTTAACCCGAGATCAGTACaacaaaagccctggacaatTAATCACCCTGGACACACATTTAAAGTACACTGCAGGGACTACAATGCATTTCAGTTTATGGATTGCTCTGCCTGGACAATCTCACCAGCTCTTTCAACTGAAAGACGCCAAATCTCAAATGTTTCAGAGACAAGTCTGCCGACCGTCTTTGGAAATCAAGCATCAAAATCTTTTGAGAACGCAAAACGATACTACGACGCCCTCTTTCGGGCATTTTGGAGCCGAGGCAAAGGTCAAACCGCTTCATGTCCCATGCCTGCGACTTATAACAACCAGGTTCTCAGACAGTGCCATACTTGAGGTCGGCAGCTTTTGCGATGGAGCAACGTACCAACTGACTCTGAGCGCAGAGCTCATAGACACTATTTCCCTTGTTCCGCTTCCAGCCAAAGTGACTCTCCGGCCTCGGCAGATACGTTACATCACAGCGTTGGTAAAAGCTTTCTATGGGGCATCGCTCTCTGCTTATAAGCTGAGCTTCAAAATTACGCCTAATTCAGATTGAAGCTCAAATCAGAGACTTAGCAATGTTATAATACCACGGGATTCAatatcatgtttaaaaaaaaaacgtctcatGCAGATTGATCATATAAATAATTCAAGATCATATTGATTTTCTTgtagtttatatttataatagaaaaacatctaattcagaTTGATAGTATAAAAATCATTCTGTTTGAAACGTGTGGGCTACGCTGGTCATCATTAAAATGTTGACTCTTTTGATATTCGTCTTGGTCGTTACATTTTGTCCTTGAAAGGGTTGTCACGttaaatgttgtcttttttttagggtcacgttaaatgtctttttttaggTGGAATTTGAAATGTCTtggttaaaattaattttatattctaaaaaagttttatttttattaatagttAAGTTTTGAAGTGATGCAGTCCGTGAGGTACTCCATTATATCTTGCAAATGTGCCACTATAAGTTCTCTTTATTTCACTTtatatacggatgtatgcaaacgcgacatgaagctcttcaaaatcgacaatagcagctgggaaaaagtagcactggatagatccacatggagagcgagtaTAAAGGAAAGGTCccagattgcagatgccatacacaacagcagcagaaagaagggcgaaaatgcaacggcgcctggtgattacatatgcccaacatgtgtgtatcaaggattggcctctttagtcacaaaagaagttgcaaagggggAATATAAACCGGAGAGACCTAAACTGCCTCAGTAGATAATGTGACGATGTATTTAATAGTATTTATGAAGTTAcagtaagaattaaaaaaaagttttttaatattttctaatCTATAACTATCAGGAAAACAAAATGGTGGAAGTGACTGGGATGTAATTCTAATGACCTTAGAGAGATAGATAGTGTATTCAGACAAAATGTCAAGGCAGACaactgtttgtatgtttgttccTCTaactttcaaatacattttgatgtCTGAAATGAAAAGGTTACGGACACAGTACATTCAATAAACTCTGTCTCAATCACTTTTATGTCACGTCTTGCAGATGTACTAATAGTCAACATTTCACAATGTCATCACATTCTTAGATTGTGTTCAATCACATTCCTTGATTGTGTTCTTGATTGTGTTCAATCACATTCCTTGATTGTGTTCAATCACATTCCTTGATTGTGTTCAATCACATTCCTTGATTGTGTTCTTGATTGTGTTCAATCACATTCCTTGATTGTGTTCAATCACATTCCTTGAGTGACTTCAATCACATTCCTTGATTGTGTTCAATCACATAAAAAAAGTATCATGCTTGTAATCAAATCTCCTCCCTATTCTTGttttaaaaccaaaacaaaaaaacaacgttaGCAAACACTAGAATGACTTTTGTCTTGGGTTCCACACGACCATGTTTGAGTGTATAGTGTCATTGAGTGTCATTGAGTGTCATTAGGTCTAATGTTGCCCTCTTGTGAATTCTGAGCTCACTAAGTTATATCTAGGTAAGGGAGGAGAACAAGACATAGACAACCGCCTACTCGTAGAGTCCTACACTGAGTTGCTGAGAAAGAATGATTCCAATAGATTTAGGTCCAGTAACTCTTGTGACTTGTAATCTCAATAACAAGGGCAAGAACCCTAGCGGATCTATACTTTTTGCGCGGTCAGTACAATGCTCTGAGGAAAAACTGTCGTAAAATTTGACTAtcctgttttaaaaaatcatattatTGTCGGAAAGAGGGgaaggggcggtagaatgaaaactaTCAAGTCCTGGTCCTCTCTctatttgttttgatttataacTAATAATTGCATTTGACATAAACTAGAGTGGGACCTGACATAACAAGGTAATTTATAGCTGATGTAGATTATATttgtggtatttttttttttttttttttttttttttaaaacgaaatGGACCTGTTGGGGGTGTGGCGATCGCAtttatcgcccccccccctcatacgGTCATACTAAGTACTGACAACCCACTTACATTTTACATTGACTAAGAATTGAATTTGAGATTTTGAGTGCGATGCGACATAAGGTATTAAGGGattaaaaatatcaataagtaacATATAATGGATTGAACTACTTTTGTACAGAAGCTTTTATTTCTATACACAAATTTAACCGACAGCCCCCTCCTAAGTAttatgggtgggggggggggcggtagatGCAATCGCACTTTTCTCTACCCCCCAGAATCGGCCAACATTCCGGTGGGGAAAGcatgatattaaataattaatataattaatttaatatattttctaagTAAATAAGTTTGTACACAAATAGTGTGATTTCTATATAATAGTTCGACCGCCCTCCCCCACCAAAATCCGGCATTGCGCAAGGGCAGTGATGGTTGGTATAGTTACAATATAGTATGTCACATCAGAGCTTCAATTAGCAGTTGCTTTAAAAGACGATAGAAAAACCTAAACCCATTGTGATGAGCAAGAAAAACCCATTGTGATGAGCAAGAAAAACCCATTGTGATGAGCAAGAAAAACCCATTGTGATGAGCAAGAAAAACCCATTGTGATGAGCAAGAAAAACCCATTGTGATGAGCAAGAAAAACCCATTGTGATGAGCAAGAAAAACCCATTGTGATGAGCAAGAAAAACCCATTGTGATGAGCAAGAAAAACCCATTGTGATGAGCAAGAAAAACCCATTGTGATGAGCAAGAAAAACCCATTGTGATGAGCAAGAAAAACCCATTGTGATGAGCAAGAAAAAC includes:
- the LOC106059504 gene encoding uncharacterized protein LOC106059504 isoform X1, producing the protein MGLTTCVGQSFNSLCILALFSLLRETMCSQCAFMDVALVASRPTTNKLLVSAGNNHNDSVTGKCVRHQPSSADVKKLCHGERCDAVQCVFQVKASTKHSAMMETSCFSKVCELVTIYIKKGLSKSSITSSPRASLGELQTLINELLSKDVNITKTQDLVTLKCVDSNSLLFKQKLQLQLTNLTLTQSTTLPYLDTQKKNLSEGDNVSASQSVNVHFVYFRFLSRWESYIKFPKWHAVLELMKHSSDWNVHSAEDFQSSSLVLEHNLELLLGNLDKDFSEDHAMSLLNLSTLHGRCILFNALGCHHPKIYDSIHKLIMSPDNIHNCAGLTSNYFTELSVNVTSCGKDKDILDNDLTSEVRQMFSNIFRAENAKLSTFSFTIINVPDIYFSADLDTELSAAMSSLVRRSTDSIFFFMSDVGDPKFSRLDASIFLRQQTFNPFLFILFPKEFNLSYSLLDIEPGNRIFSAQILGLMGVSGVSNLLKTLLTSNSSIEAESADQTRQPPNEKRSSQVSIIVQGPVECICEGNRVRFSNDSIQSAFAAYVVGTINNYFLDLSDRKDNDVICEQLTGVYFDNVYHVLLGNSTYIITTMSLTRDQYNKSPGQLITLDTHLKYTAGTTMHFSLWIALPGQSHQLFQLKDAKSQMFQRQVCRPSLEIKHQNLLRTQNDTTTPSFGHFGAEAKVKPLHVPCLRLITTRFSDSAILEVGSFCDGATYQLTLSAELIDTISLVPLPAKVTLRPRQIRYITALVKAFYGASLSAYKLSFKITPNSD